Proteins encoded within one genomic window of Ammospiza caudacuta isolate bAmmCau1 chromosome 37, bAmmCau1.pri, whole genome shotgun sequence:
- the LOC131570688 gene encoding vitamin K epoxide reductase complex subunit 1-like — protein sequence MAGVLRAVLCAAGAALSVYALHVEHQAAKDPSYRAACDLGPSVSCTRVFSSRWGRGLGLLELLVGRDSALNVPNGAIGLLFYLLQGMLGQVPGGGRAAALALVGTSVASALASLWLGAVLLFGLRDLCVVCLSTYGVNLALLALNLQRWKRHKTSPKTE from the exons ATGGCGGGGGTGCTGCGGGCGGTGCTGtgcgcggcgggcgcggcgctgTCGGTGTACGCGCTGCATGTGGAGCACCAGGCGGCCAAGGACCCGTCCTACCGAGCCGCCTGCGACCTGGGGCCCTCCGTGTCCTGCACCCGGGTGTTCTCCTCCCG GTGGGGGCGtggcctggggctgctggagctgctggtgggcaGGGACAGCGCCCTGAACGTCCCCAACGGCGCCATCGGGCTGCTCTTCTACCTGCTGCAGGGCATGCTGGG ccaggtaCCTGGCGGGGGCCGGGCGGCCGCGCTGGCGCTCGTGGGCACCTCGGTGGCCTCGGCGCTGGCGTCGCTCTGGCTCGGCGCCGTGCTGCTCTTCGGCCTCAGGGACCTGTGCGTGGTCTGCCTCAGCACCTACGGGGTTAACCTGGCCCTGCTGGCGCTCAACCTGCAGCGATGGAAACGGcacaaaaccagccccaaaacgGAGTGA